The genomic stretch CCACAATAATTGGGAGCAGAGAAAATGGTGACCAACTTGCGATCCGCAAAGAATTCGTAACCATCCTCGACAACCTCATGGGCTCGACATATCAAATCGAAATCGTTTGCTTCCAGAAATCGACTGACAATATCCTCGGCAAAGCTGATACTTACTCCCCTATCGTTGGCTCCCCAACCATAACTCGTTCGATTGAGATCTGCCCAGAGAAGATCACACAATAGTCCTGACTCTGGCACATCTGTGGGTCGTGTCAGTTCGCGGATCTGCTGAAGTTGCTCCAGATGTGGAGATAATCCTCCATGACAACAGAAGATCCGCTCATTCACAGTCGCAGCCACAGGAAGAACGTCAAAACAGTCCACAAAACAGCGCCAAAGTTTGGTATTATAACGTCGCTTCATTTCATCAAAGAAACCATAAAGCTTATTGACGCTCGCACACTCGTGATTACCTCGCAATAAATATACTTGCTTCGGATATCGCAACATGTAGGCAAAGAGCAGACAAATTGTCTCCAAAGATTGCTTGCCCCGATCCACATAGTCACCCA from Drosophila innubila isolate TH190305 chromosome Y unlocalized genomic scaffold, UK_Dinn_1.0 339_Y_Y, whole genome shotgun sequence encodes the following:
- the LOC117793175 gene encoding serine/threonine-protein phosphatase PP1-like codes for the protein MSLSAQDLDVIIGHLKTQHGSDCQLDKGVISRLCLQTREEFTKQPMLLKLKAPLNIVGDVHGQFNDLIRIFEICGEPPETNYLFLGDYVDRGKQSLETICLLFAYMLRYPKQVYLLRGNHECASVNKLYGFFDEMKRRYNTKLWRCFVDCFDVLPVAATVNERIFCCHGGLSPHLEQLQQIRELTRPTDVPESGLLCDLLWADLNRTSYGWGANDRGVSISFAEDIVSRFLEANDFDLICRAHEVVEDGYEFFADRKLVTIFSAPNYCGQMKNAGAVMKIDKGLMCSFVILKPATIHDDSDDSMKTIGI